From one Nevskiales bacterium genomic stretch:
- a CDS encoding acetyl-CoA C-acetyltransferase — protein MSEPVVIVAAARTPIGAFGGALAEISAPQLGAHVIRALVEKTGLKGADVDEVIMGQVVTAGCGQNPARQALIAAGLPVSVPAITVNKVCGSGLKAVMLGAQAIRAGDAQVVIAGGQENMSAAPHLLPRSRQGQRMGNWALVDSMLNDGLLEASDGRHMGAIVESLATEYGISRTAQDAFAAASQQRAEAAQRAARFRDEIIPISIPQKKGEPRVVDSDEYPRPGTTAEKLAALKPAFLKDGSVTAGNASGINDGAAAVVVMAESRARQLGLVPLARIRAYASAAVEPTRFGIGPVPASLRCLEKAGWQASELDLVEANEAFALQSLCVLKDLGLDPDRVNVNGGAIALGHPIGASGARVLVTLLHEMRRRGARRGLATLCIGGGQGVALAVERD, from the coding sequence ATGTCCGAACCGGTCGTGATCGTGGCCGCGGCCCGCACCCCCATAGGCGCCTTCGGCGGCGCACTGGCCGAGATCTCCGCGCCGCAGCTGGGGGCTCACGTCATCCGCGCGCTGGTCGAGAAAACCGGCCTCAAGGGCGCGGATGTCGACGAAGTGATCATGGGGCAGGTCGTTACCGCCGGCTGCGGCCAGAACCCCGCGCGCCAGGCGCTGATCGCCGCCGGCCTGCCGGTGAGCGTCCCGGCGATCACGGTCAACAAGGTCTGCGGCTCCGGCCTGAAGGCAGTGATGCTCGGCGCGCAGGCGATCCGCGCCGGTGACGCCCAAGTGGTCATTGCCGGCGGCCAGGAAAACATGTCGGCTGCGCCGCACCTGCTGCCGCGCTCGCGCCAGGGACAGCGCATGGGCAATTGGGCGCTGGTGGACAGCATGCTCAACGACGGCCTGCTGGAAGCCTCCGACGGACGGCACATGGGCGCGATTGTCGAGAGCCTGGCCACCGAGTACGGCATCAGCCGCACGGCGCAGGACGCCTTTGCCGCCGCCTCGCAGCAGCGCGCCGAGGCGGCGCAACGGGCCGCGCGCTTCCGCGACGAGATCATTCCCATATCCATTCCCCAGAAGAAAGGCGAGCCGCGGGTGGTGGACAGCGATGAGTACCCGCGCCCGGGTACCACGGCCGAGAAACTGGCGGCGCTCAAGCCGGCCTTCCTCAAGGACGGCAGCGTGACCGCCGGCAATGCCTCCGGCATCAATGACGGTGCGGCCGCCGTTGTGGTCATGGCCGAAAGCCGCGCCCGACAGCTGGGCCTCGTCCCGCTGGCACGCATACGGGCCTACGCCAGCGCGGCCGTGGAGCCCACCCGCTTCGGCATCGGGCCGGTACCGGCCAGCTTGCGCTGCCTGGAAAAGGCCGGCTGGCAGGCCAGCGAGCTGGACCTGGTGGAGGCCAACGAAGCCTTCGCCCTGCAATCGCTGTGCGTGCTCAAGGATCTCGGGCTGGACCCGGACAGGGTCAACGTGAACGGCGGCGCCATTGCCCTGGGCCACCCGATCGGCGCCTCCGGCGCGCGCGTGCTGGTGACGCTGCTGCACGAAATGCGCCGCCGCGGCGCGCGCCGCGGGCTGGCCACGCTGTGCATCGGTGGTGGACAGGGCGTGGCGTTGGCTGTCGAGCGCGATTAG
- the infB gene encoding translation initiation factor IF-2, which produces MAQVTVKQLADEVGTPVDRLLTQLAEAGVAVKDASSPIGDADKLKLLTYLRTRGTAGQATDTVPVAEPKKITLKRKSTSEIKLSAGRGGGKAKTVSVEVRKRRIYVKRTELPEGDEADAPQTAAAETATTTVPEAAPAAPEAPPDGHPEVHITEAAQKLADAEVAREAAEQARRQAEAETERKPAEGGAIRPPMSDTRKRVLENLERAKQRYRADEEPRERSEREGALHLAAGKHAKRKKKTKPHRGPVQVDTQHGFVAPTAPIVREVPVLEVQTVGELAQKMAVKAPELIKALMKLGVLATINQSIDRDTATLVVEELGHKPKQIDDSDVEAVLLQGAVSNVEQAEQRPRPPVVTIMGHVDHGKTSLLDYIRRTRVAEGEAGGITQHIGAYHVKTPRGTITFLDTPGHAAFTKMRARGAQLTDVVVLVVAADDSVMPQTREAIQHARAAKVPIVVAITKIDKHEAKPDKVKNDLLSEELVVEDFGGDIQCVGVSAHTGQGVDDLLEKILLQAELLELKAPVDVPAQGVVVESSLEKGRGPVITVLVKKGTLRQGDVLLAGPYFGRVRALFDDMGKPLKAVGPSIPAVVLGLNGTPDAGDEIIVLADERKAREVAQFRESRLRESKLAAQQGTRLDLFAQMGEGQAVRELNILLKTDVQGSAEALSEALVKLSTDEVKVKIVSASVGGISESDVDLALASKAIIVGFNVRADSVARKAIQESGVDVRYYSIIYDVINDVKDAMSGLLGTETREQMVGLAEVREVFRSSQFGNIAGCLVVEGQVRRGLPIRVLRDNVVIYEGELESLRRHKDDVSKVEAGTECGIGVKNYNDVKVGDQIEVFERIQVKRSVA; this is translated from the coding sequence ATGGCGCAAGTTACGGTCAAGCAGCTCGCCGACGAGGTCGGCACCCCGGTCGACCGGCTCCTCACCCAGCTGGCGGAGGCCGGCGTCGCGGTCAAAGATGCCAGCTCGCCGATCGGCGACGCCGACAAGCTCAAGCTGCTGACCTATCTGCGCACGCGTGGTACCGCTGGTCAGGCGACGGACACGGTGCCGGTCGCCGAACCCAAGAAAATCACGCTCAAGCGCAAGAGTACCAGCGAGATCAAGCTCAGTGCCGGCCGTGGCGGCGGCAAAGCCAAGACGGTGAGTGTCGAGGTGCGCAAGAGGCGCATCTACGTCAAGCGTACGGAGCTGCCTGAGGGGGACGAAGCTGACGCTCCACAGACGGCTGCCGCCGAGACGGCCACGACCACCGTGCCGGAGGCAGCCCCTGCCGCACCGGAAGCGCCCCCGGATGGACATCCGGAGGTGCACATCACCGAGGCCGCACAGAAATTGGCCGACGCGGAGGTTGCACGCGAGGCGGCCGAACAGGCCCGGCGTCAGGCCGAGGCGGAAACGGAGCGCAAGCCGGCCGAGGGTGGCGCTATCCGGCCGCCCATGTCGGACACGCGCAAGCGTGTGCTCGAGAACCTCGAGCGGGCCAAACAGCGTTATCGGGCCGACGAGGAGCCGCGCGAGCGCAGCGAGCGCGAAGGCGCGTTGCATCTGGCAGCCGGCAAACATGCCAAGCGCAAGAAGAAGACCAAGCCACACCGCGGGCCGGTACAAGTCGACACGCAGCACGGTTTCGTTGCGCCCACCGCGCCGATCGTGCGCGAGGTGCCGGTGCTCGAAGTCCAGACCGTCGGCGAACTGGCCCAGAAGATGGCGGTGAAAGCGCCAGAGCTGATCAAGGCGCTCATGAAGCTGGGGGTACTCGCGACCATCAACCAGTCGATCGACCGCGACACCGCGACCCTGGTCGTGGAGGAACTCGGCCACAAGCCGAAGCAGATCGATGACAGCGATGTCGAAGCCGTGCTGCTGCAGGGTGCGGTCAGCAATGTCGAGCAGGCCGAGCAGCGGCCGCGCCCGCCGGTCGTGACCATCATGGGCCATGTCGATCACGGCAAGACCTCGCTGCTGGACTATATCCGGCGAACGCGTGTCGCCGAGGGCGAGGCCGGTGGCATCACCCAGCACATCGGCGCCTACCACGTCAAAACGCCGCGCGGCACCATTACCTTCCTGGATACTCCTGGCCATGCTGCCTTCACCAAGATGCGCGCCCGTGGCGCGCAGCTGACCGACGTCGTGGTGCTGGTGGTGGCTGCCGACGATAGCGTGATGCCACAGACCAGGGAAGCGATCCAACACGCACGTGCCGCCAAGGTGCCGATCGTGGTCGCCATCACCAAGATCGACAAGCACGAGGCAAAGCCGGACAAGGTCAAGAATGATCTGTTGTCGGAAGAACTGGTGGTCGAGGACTTCGGCGGCGATATCCAGTGCGTCGGTGTGTCCGCCCACACCGGGCAGGGCGTGGACGATCTGCTGGAGAAGATTCTCCTGCAGGCGGAGCTGCTAGAGCTCAAGGCACCGGTCGACGTGCCCGCACAGGGCGTGGTGGTCGAGTCGAGCCTGGAAAAAGGCCGTGGTCCGGTCATCACCGTGCTGGTCAAGAAGGGTACCCTGCGCCAAGGTGATGTGCTGCTGGCGGGCCCGTACTTCGGCCGCGTGCGTGCGCTGTTCGACGACATGGGCAAGCCCCTCAAGGCGGTTGGCCCGTCCATCCCGGCAGTGGTGCTGGGTCTGAACGGTACCCCGGATGCCGGTGATGAGATCATCGTGCTGGCCGACGAGCGCAAGGCGCGCGAAGTGGCGCAGTTCCGAGAGAGCCGCCTGCGCGAGAGCAAGCTGGCCGCGCAGCAGGGCACGCGTCTCGACCTGTTTGCACAGATGGGCGAGGGGCAGGCCGTGCGCGAGCTCAACATCCTGCTCAAGACCGATGTGCAGGGCAGCGCCGAAGCGCTGTCGGAGGCGCTGGTCAAGCTGTCGACCGACGAGGTCAAGGTCAAGATCGTATCCGCCAGCGTCGGCGGTATCAGCGAGTCGGACGTGGACCTGGCGCTGGCCTCGAAGGCCATCATCGTCGGTTTCAACGTGCGTGCCGACAGCGTCGCGCGCAAGGCGATCCAGGAAAGCGGTGTGGATGTGCGCTACTACAGCATCATCTACGACGTGATCAACGACGTGAAGGACGCCATGTCCGGCCTGCTCGGTACCGAGACACGCGAGCAAATGGTCGGCCTGGCGGAAGTGCGCGAAGTGTTCCGCTCCTCGCAGTTCGGCAACATCGCCGGCTGCCTGGTGGTCGAGGGTCAGGTGCGTCGCGGCCTGCCGATCCGCGTACTGCGCGACAACGTGGTGATCTACGAAGGCGAACTCGAGTCGCTGCGCCGGCACAAGGATGACGTCAGCAAGGTCGAGGCCGGGACCGAGTGCGGTATCGGCGTCAAGAACTACAACGATGTCAAGGTCGGCGACCAGATCGAGGTCTTCGAGCGTATCCAGGTCAAGCGTTCGGTCGCCTGA
- the rbfA gene encoding 30S ribosome-binding factor RbfA — protein sequence MPKDFPRTRRVGDQIQRELSQLIRTELKDPRVRLVTVTEVQVSRDLEHAKVFVSVLGSDDATAAVTALTHAAGHLRRLLGREMRLRVLPELQFVEDRVLVEGSRLSALISQAVAEDAKHYQQQGDDKD from the coding sequence ATGCCCAAAGATTTTCCTCGCACGCGCCGCGTCGGCGACCAGATCCAGCGCGAGCTGTCGCAACTGATTCGCACGGAGCTGAAGGATCCGCGCGTGCGCCTGGTGACCGTGACCGAAGTGCAGGTGAGCCGCGACCTGGAACATGCCAAGGTTTTCGTCAGCGTGCTGGGTTCCGATGACGCCACTGCGGCGGTCACTGCACTGACCCATGCAGCGGGCCATCTGCGTCGCCTGCTGGGGCGCGAGATGCGCCTGCGCGTCCTACCGGAACTGCAGTTCGTGGAGGACCGGGTGCTGGTGGAAGGCAGCCGCCTGTCGGCCCTGATCAGCCAGGCCGTGGCCGAGGATGCCAAACACTATCAGCAACAGGGTGACGATAAGGACTGA
- the gluQRS gene encoding tRNA glutamyl-Q(34) synthetase GluQRS, which yields MAAYRGRFAPSPTGPLHLGSLLAALASWLQARRSGGAWLLRMEDLDRPRARQAYADDILRTLERFGLHWDGPVLYQSTRDDGYAAAIACLAAQGLLYPCTCTRRELAECRPGIDGPVYPGTCRDAPPLRAQRHALRIRVDAHEWRFTDRLQGECRQVLAREVGDFILRRADGLYAYQLAVVVDDAEQGITEIVRGADLLSSTPRQLYLQHRLGYPTPAYAHVPVLADAAGRKLSKQNRADPVAGRRPEMALQLCLELLGQQPPRDLADAGRDALLCWARAHWDLARVPRRLQLATPPMA from the coding sequence ATGGCGGCTTACCGCGGCCGCTTCGCACCCTCGCCCACCGGCCCCCTGCACCTCGGCTCGCTGCTGGCGGCGCTGGCCAGCTGGCTGCAGGCGCGCCGCAGCGGCGGCGCCTGGCTGCTGCGCATGGAAGATCTTGATCGGCCGCGGGCGCGCCAGGCGTACGCCGACGACATCCTGCGCACGCTGGAACGCTTCGGCCTGCACTGGGACGGGCCGGTGCTGTACCAGAGCACCCGCGATGACGGGTATGCCGCGGCCATTGCGTGCCTCGCCGCCCAGGGCCTGCTCTACCCCTGCACCTGCACGCGCCGGGAACTGGCCGAGTGCCGGCCCGGCATCGATGGCCCGGTTTACCCGGGCACCTGCCGCGATGCCCCGCCGCTGCGCGCGCAGCGGCACGCGCTGCGCATCCGCGTGGACGCGCACGAGTGGCGCTTCACCGACCGCCTCCAGGGTGAGTGCCGGCAGGTGCTGGCCCGGGAGGTCGGCGATTTCATCCTGCGGCGCGCGGACGGTTTGTATGCCTACCAGCTGGCGGTAGTGGTGGATGACGCCGAGCAGGGTATCACCGAGATCGTGCGCGGCGCCGACCTGCTCAGCTCGACGCCACGCCAGCTCTACCTACAGCACAGGCTGGGCTACCCGACCCCGGCCTATGCGCACGTGCCGGTGCTGGCGGATGCGGCCGGGCGCAAGCTGAGCAAGCAGAACCGCGCGGACCCGGTCGCGGGCCGGCGCCCGGAAATGGCCCTGCAACTTTGCCTTGAGCTGCTCGGCCAGCAGCCGCCCCGCGACCTGGCCGATGCCGGACGCGACGCGCTGCTGTGCTGGGCCCGGGCGCACTGGGACCTGGCCCGGGTGCCGCGCCGCCTGCAGCTGGCCACGCCGCCTATGGCATAA
- the truB gene encoding tRNA pseudouridine(55) synthase TruB, whose product MPGPARKGRPVDGILLLDKPAGLSSNAALQRARHLFNAQKAGHTGSLDPLATGLLPVCFGEATKASAYLLDADKRYRVTVRLGRQTTTGDAEGDVLRELPVPVLECARIEHSLRRFTGQIRQVPPMHSALKHQGRRLYELARAGQSVERAPRCVYVHQIRLLGVEKDLIDLEVHCSKGTYVRVLAEDLAADLGTCGHVERLRRLAVGPFRGEDMLGFERLQQLAAEGPETLDRVLLPVVAAFTGWPSAELDADSAWYLQRGQPVQVARAPRQGLLCLYGPGRRLLGVGEVLEDGRIAPRRLLRQPPG is encoded by the coding sequence ATGCCAGGCCCTGCACGAAAAGGTCGTCCTGTCGACGGTATCCTGTTGCTGGACAAGCCGGCAGGCTTGTCCTCGAACGCTGCCCTGCAGCGGGCCAGACACCTTTTCAATGCCCAGAAGGCCGGACATACCGGCAGCCTGGATCCGCTGGCCACCGGGCTGCTGCCGGTTTGTTTCGGCGAAGCCACCAAGGCCTCGGCCTACCTGCTCGATGCCGACAAGCGCTATCGCGTGACCGTGCGCCTGGGGCGCCAAACCACTACCGGCGACGCTGAGGGGGATGTCCTGCGCGAGCTGCCTGTGCCGGTGCTCGAGTGCGCACGCATCGAGCACAGCCTGCGGCGCTTCACCGGCCAGATCCGTCAGGTACCGCCGATGCACTCGGCGCTCAAGCACCAGGGGCGGCGGCTGTATGAACTGGCCCGGGCCGGGCAGTCGGTCGAGCGCGCACCGCGCTGTGTGTACGTTCACCAGATCAGGCTGCTGGGCGTCGAGAAGGATCTGATCGATTTGGAGGTGCATTGCTCCAAGGGGACATACGTCCGCGTCCTGGCCGAGGATCTGGCTGCAGACTTGGGCACCTGCGGCCATGTGGAACGCCTGCGACGGCTGGCGGTTGGCCCGTTCCGGGGCGAGGACATGCTCGGCTTCGAACGTCTGCAGCAGCTGGCGGCGGAGGGGCCGGAGACGCTGGATCGCGTCCTGCTGCCGGTGGTGGCAGCCTTTACCGGCTGGCCCAGCGCTGAGCTGGACGCCGACAGCGCCTGGTACCTGCAACGCGGCCAGCCGGTGCAGGTAGCGCGGGCGCCGCGCCAAGGACTGCTCTGTCTGTATGGGCCGGGCCGGCGACTGCTGGGGGTGGGCGAGGTGCTGGAGGATGGCCGCATCGCCCCACGCCGGTTGCTGCGGCAGCCGCCTGGCTAA
- the phaR gene encoding polyhydroxyalkanoate synthesis repressor PhaR, producing MTKPAAKPRIIKKYPNRRLYDTEISRYITLDEIRQLVVDGVEFEVQDSRDGSNITRSILLQVISEQEEGGNPIFSTEVLTRFIRFYGDSMQPSISRYLELSLRSFAEQQQQFIDNLRQLLHSNTPLQTLRDISRQQLPIWKSIRKEFLKNLSRSRSESQE from the coding sequence ATGACCAAGCCTGCCGCCAAGCCGCGGATCATCAAGAAGTATCCGAACCGGCGCCTGTACGACACCGAGATCAGCCGCTACATCACGCTGGACGAGATCCGGCAGCTGGTGGTGGACGGCGTAGAGTTCGAGGTGCAGGACAGTCGCGACGGCAGCAACATCACCCGCTCCATCCTGCTGCAGGTCATCAGCGAGCAGGAGGAAGGCGGCAACCCGATCTTCAGCACCGAGGTGCTGACCCGCTTCATCCGCTTCTATGGCGACTCGATGCAACCCAGCATCAGCCGCTACCTCGAGCTCAGCCTGCGCTCCTTCGCCGAGCAGCAACAGCAGTTCATCGACAACCTGCGCCAGCTGCTGCACAGCAACACCCCCCTGCAGACCCTCCGTGACATCTCCCGCCAGCAGCTTCCGATCTGGAAGTCGATCCGCAAGGAATTCCTCAAGAACCTTTCCCGTAGCCGTAGCGAATCGCAGGAATAG
- the pnp gene encoding polyribonucleotide nucleotidyltransferase produces MSYFLKSVKKTFSYGPHAVTLETGEIARQAGGAVLVSCDDTVVLVTAVGRKDVKPGVDFFPLTVNYQERTYAGGKIPGGFFKREGRPAERETLTSRLIDRPLRPLFPKGFRNEVQVVATVMSINPEVASDIPAMLGASAALALSGLPFQGPIGAARVGYANGQYLLNPTATQMESSQLDLVVAGTADAVLMVESEAKQLPEDVMLGAVLFGHEQMQVAIRAINELVAEAGKQPWEMPSEAEDEALERAVAAAARADIEAAYRIQEKQARTDRLNEIRSALLAQLAPDGGQWSADAVKTAMAKLEKTIVRQRIIKGEPRIDGRDTKTVRPICIRTAVLPRTHGSALFTRGETQAIVVTTLGTGRDAQIIDAVEGEYKQPFMLHYNFPPYSTGETGMMGSPKRREIGHGNLAKRALAGVMPDLEKEFPYVVRVVSEITESNGSSSMATVCGASLSLMDAGVPIKAAVAGVAMGLIKEDSGFAVLTDILGDEDHLGDMDFKVAGTATGVTALQMDIKIKGITREIMEVALKQAREGRLHILGKMNEVIAAPRSEMSQWAPRIFTIKINPEKIRDVIGKGGATIRAITEETGTTIDIDDDGTIRIAAVDKGAADAAIKRIEQLTKEVQVGEIYRGKVVRLMDFGAFVSILPGKDGLVHISQISDERVENVSDKLSEGDDVCVKVLEVDKQGRIRLSMKAVNEAERAKIKA; encoded by the coding sequence GTGTCCTATTTCCTGAAGAGCGTCAAGAAAACCTTTTCCTACGGCCCGCACGCCGTCACCCTGGAGACCGGCGAGATCGCCCGCCAGGCCGGCGGCGCGGTGCTGGTCAGCTGCGACGACACCGTGGTGCTGGTCACTGCGGTCGGCCGCAAGGACGTCAAGCCGGGCGTGGACTTCTTCCCGCTCACGGTCAATTACCAGGAACGCACCTACGCCGGCGGCAAGATCCCCGGCGGCTTCTTCAAGCGCGAGGGTCGTCCGGCCGAGCGCGAGACCCTGACCTCCCGCCTGATCGACCGTCCCCTGCGACCGCTGTTTCCCAAGGGCTTTCGCAATGAGGTGCAGGTCGTCGCCACGGTGATGTCCATCAATCCCGAGGTGGCCAGCGACATCCCGGCCATGCTGGGCGCCTCGGCCGCACTGGCCCTGTCCGGCCTGCCGTTCCAAGGCCCGATCGGGGCTGCCCGCGTCGGCTATGCCAACGGCCAGTACCTGCTCAACCCGACTGCCACCCAGATGGAAAGCTCCCAGCTGGACCTGGTCGTCGCCGGCACGGCGGACGCCGTGCTGATGGTCGAATCCGAAGCCAAGCAGCTGCCGGAGGACGTGATGCTGGGTGCGGTGCTGTTCGGGCACGAGCAGATGCAGGTCGCGATCAGGGCCATCAACGAGCTCGTGGCCGAGGCGGGTAAACAGCCCTGGGAGATGCCGTCGGAAGCCGAAGACGAGGCGCTCGAGCGGGCCGTGGCTGCGGCCGCACGGGCGGATATCGAAGCCGCCTACCGCATCCAGGAGAAACAGGCGCGTACCGACCGCCTCAACGAGATCCGCAGCGCCTTGCTCGCCCAGCTGGCACCGGACGGCGGCCAGTGGAGTGCCGATGCCGTCAAGACCGCGATGGCCAAGCTGGAAAAGACCATCGTGCGTCAACGTATCATCAAGGGCGAGCCGCGCATCGACGGCCGCGACACCAAGACCGTGCGGCCGATCTGTATCCGTACCGCTGTGCTGCCGCGCACCCATGGCTCTGCGCTGTTCACGCGCGGCGAGACGCAGGCGATCGTGGTCACCACCCTGGGCACCGGGCGCGACGCGCAAATCATCGACGCGGTGGAGGGCGAGTACAAGCAGCCGTTCATGCTCCACTACAACTTCCCGCCGTACTCGACCGGCGAGACCGGCATGATGGGTTCGCCCAAGCGCCGCGAGATCGGCCACGGCAACCTGGCCAAGCGCGCGCTGGCCGGTGTCATGCCGGACCTGGAGAAGGAATTCCCGTACGTCGTGCGCGTGGTGTCCGAGATCACCGAATCCAACGGCTCGAGCTCCATGGCAACCGTCTGCGGCGCCTCACTGTCGCTGATGGACGCAGGCGTCCCGATCAAGGCGGCGGTGGCCGGTGTGGCGATGGGACTGATTAAGGAAGACAGTGGGTTTGCCGTGTTGACCGACATTCTCGGTGACGAGGACCACCTCGGCGACATGGACTTCAAGGTGGCGGGCACCGCCACCGGCGTGACCGCGCTGCAGATGGACATCAAGATCAAGGGCATCACCCGCGAGATCATGGAAGTGGCGCTGAAGCAGGCCCGTGAGGGCCGCCTGCACATCCTCGGCAAGATGAACGAAGTCATCGCTGCGCCGCGCAGCGAGATGTCGCAGTGGGCGCCGCGTATCTTCACCATCAAGATCAACCCGGAGAAGATCCGTGATGTGATCGGCAAAGGCGGTGCCACCATCCGCGCCATTACCGAGGAAACCGGCACTACCATCGACATCGACGACGACGGCACCATCCGCATCGCCGCCGTGGACAAGGGCGCGGCCGACGCCGCGATCAAGCGCATCGAACAGCTCACCAAGGAAGTGCAGGTAGGCGAGATCTATCGCGGCAAGGTCGTTCGTCTGATGGACTTCGGGGCTTTCGTGAGCATCCTGCCGGGCAAGGACGGCCTGGTGCACATTTCGCAGATCTCGGATGAGCGCGTCGAGAATGTGTCGGACAAGCTGTCCGAGGGCGACGACGTCTGTGTCAAGGTGCTGGAAGTGGACAAGCAGGGCCGCATCCGTCTGAGCATGAAGGCAGTGAACGAGGCCGAACGCGCCAAGATCAAGGCTTAG
- the rpsO gene encoding 30S ribosomal protein S15 — translation MPLNNEQKRDVIAKHQRGKTDTGSPEVQVALLSARINQLGEHFERNKADHHSRRGLLKMVNRRRKLLDYLKGRDPNRYQAIVNELGLRR, via the coding sequence ATGCCTTTGAACAACGAGCAGAAGCGCGACGTCATCGCCAAGCATCAGCGCGGCAAAACCGATACCGGCTCGCCTGAAGTACAGGTGGCCCTGCTGTCGGCGCGCATCAACCAGTTGGGTGAGCACTTCGAAAGGAACAAGGCCGACCACCACTCGCGCCGCGGCCTGCTCAAGATGGTCAACCGCCGCCGCAAGCTCCTGGACTACCTGAAAGGTCGGGACCCGAACCGCTACCAGGCCATCGTCAACGAACTCGGTCTGCGCCGCTAA